Within Thermococcus celer Vu 13 = JCM 8558, the genomic segment AAAGAAGGAGCGGGCGCTGGTCGTTGCAATCGGACTCCTTCTCGCCCTGTGGCTGGCGGTGAGGTACTACGGGACGGTTAACGAACTCCTGCAGAGGCTGTTCCCCCAGTCCCCGATAGTCGAGACGCAGAGGACGGGTTTCGGAGACTGGTGGGAGGCCTACGGCGTAGCCGGCCTCCTCTTCCCGCTCTTCGCCCTGAGGTTTCTCCCGTCGAGGGCCAAACTCAGGGATTTCCTCCTCCTCGGAACCCTGGTGGTTCAGCTTCCGATGGTCTTTCTGTGGACGAGGTTCCTGTTCATAAGCTCCCTCTCAATAGCGCTGGGGACGGGAATCGGACTGGTCGAGCTTTACGATGTCTTAAGTCCAAGGCTCTCGCTTAAGAAGGGTGGCGCGCTGGCGTTGTCTGCGCTGTTGCTCTTAATTCCTGTCGTGGGGGCCTACCAGGGCTTCCGGACCACCCTGAGCGTTAAACCCCTGGCGGACGAGCACTGGGAGAGGGCTTTAACCTACCTCGGGGAGAGCTCCAGCATAAACGACGTTGTCCTGACCTGGTGGGACCAGGGGCACTGGGTGACGTACTTCGCCGGACGGGCGCCCGTCGCCCAGGGAGGTCCCAATGGGGCCGTTGCCAAGTATTATCTCGGACTGGAGAACGGGAGGTACCTGATGAACCTCGGGGTTGACTACGTGGTCGTCTCCTACGACACCGTGCTGAAGTTCGGCTCGGTGCTCGAGACGGCGGGTGCCTCGCCTCGAGAGTACGCAATGATTCCAATGCCGCTCGTCTCCGCCGGCGGGGTGCTCGTCTTCTCCACAGGGGGTTACTCGATAATGGCTGTGCCCGAAGGGGATCGCTGGAACGTTCAGGTCAACGCGGGGGGAACCGTACTGATACCGGGGAAAGTCTTCGTTGAGCGGGGGAAGTCCCTGGAAAGTGTGGTCCTCACAGGGAGGCCGAACGCCGACGCCTACGTTTACATCAACCTGAACTACGGCTACGCCGTCCTGATGAACGGGAAGGCCTTCAACACGCCCCTCGCCAGGCTCATGTTCACGGATGAGTACCCTGGTTATTACAGGCCCGTTTACTCCGATGGCGGTTACGTCAAGGTCTTCCGGTTCGAGCATCCCAACGTCGTCGTTGCCGCCGGGAACGGCTCGGTGGTTCTTAGGTTCACGAACGCCACCGGGACTGGGATTGGGATCTTCGGCTACCTGGACAATGGAACCAGGGTCTTCAAGAAATGGTACGGCGTT encodes:
- a CDS encoding STT3 domain-containing protein, whose product is MDTEDPRRRLGKAVDLILAPKYAILTLLIVSSAVRLLPMRFRYLLGYDPYFHLAYTRYALTHGWVNFFPYALGPWGYQVHSFHPLGLWMTPAFVYKLLKPLGVSLFNAFRLTPVIFGVLTLIFTYLTILRLYGKREAFLSAFFLSVLFGHVFRSMAGYYRGDNYMLFWYSVGLYGMALGLTLRPGKWGYRRFIIYVIPAVAGGLSAVFWQAYYPIFAFLLANTLLLAVGAFLLRKDRYLLDSLVLTISTALGALIANYLGGIFGYGMVGHNRWLGRKLAEELGLSFGWMKDVFLLAFLKYAVPLAVLAIVVLLITSRFLRGKKERALVVAIGLLLALWLAVRYYGTVNELLQRLFPQSPIVETQRTGFGDWWEAYGVAGLLFPLFALRFLPSRAKLRDFLLLGTLVVQLPMVFLWTRFLFISSLSIALGTGIGLVELYDVLSPRLSLKKGGALALSALLLLIPVVGAYQGFRTTLSVKPLADEHWERALTYLGESSSINDVVLTWWDQGHWVTYFAGRAPVAQGGPNGAVAKYYLGLENGRYLMNLGVDYVVVSYDTVLKFGSVLETAGASPREYAMIPMPLVSAGGVLVFSTGGYSIMAVPEGDRWNVQVNAGGTVLIPGKVFVERGKSLESVVLTGRPNADAYVYINLNYGYAVLMNGKAFNTPLARLMFTDEYPGYYRPVYSDGGYVKVFRFEHPNVVVAAGNGSVVLRFTNATGTGIGIFGYLDNGTRVFKKWYGVKGKDELILPGDLNGSVVVRYTYTQKKTVLDRGVFRISDVLSGTDTGD